A window of the Henckelia pumila isolate YLH828 chromosome 3, ASM3356847v2, whole genome shotgun sequence genome harbors these coding sequences:
- the LOC140886146 gene encoding protein RIK isoform X1, protein MTADNCPRVSTSESDSSSTKQRKRRKWDQPDETLISDGVSTIIRTLSRIDLPTVPPLSGAVVATTFSPSGANPSQVVQVPLQQHAATIVQNLVQSRIQDELISREIIINDADSAVRYKLTKRQTQEEIQKCTSAVVITRGKYRPPNAPPDGERPLYLHISAVAHLETTAERIKAVDLGAAMVEEMLKQGSVNNGVKVERILTTRVFLGFEADPSLNIVFRIRGPNDQYVNHIMNETGATVLLRGHVSESSKNDPSEDAQQPLHLLLSSNDPKSLEHAKLLAENLLDTISSECGASRPLHCNLYGAVPPPPQLEAGLQNLVNSPNPNDVTSSSPAALTGVNNVVSKCSMFPAISESNPAAEYFPHTSSISGMTSYIGYGGIYPQATPLQQVALALRQSTSAVTATVSPMTTAISVKPLTGEPPSMKDERPKKRKFQELAAAEKGPVKAIQKNLQGSEFPMPRELTSHVGARDVSTVIAPKKSVQPLYGGMPPPPPPKFSSSPKLHESSTMHKSKSEVVPDTLINIMEYGDEDEDDDDDDVEVEMFKKQPGAAVFPKPFWSV, encoded by the exons ATGACAGCGGACAATTGCCCTAGGGTTTCAACCTCCGAATCTGATTCATCTTCAACCAAGCAAAG AAAAAGAAGAAAGTGGGACCAGCCAGACGAGACACTGATTTCTGATGGAGTATCGACAATTATTAGAACTTTGTCCAGGATAGATTTGCCCACTGTCCCTCCCTTATCTGGTGCTGTGGTGGCTACCACATTTTCCCCTTCTGGTGCCAACCCATCACAAGTGGTTCAGGTGCCTTTGCAGCAACATGCTGCAACTATTGTCCAAAATCTTGTTCAA TCTAGAATCCAAGATGAATTAATATCAAGAGAAATTATCATAAATGATGCTGATTCTGCTGTTCGTTATAAGCTCACAAAGCGTCAAACACAAGAAGAG ATTCAGAAGTGCACAAGTGCGGTGGTGATTACCCG GGGAAAATATCGGCCTCCTAATGCACCCCCTGATGGTGAAAGACCTCTATATCTTCATATATCTGCTGTGGCACAT TTGGAAACAACAGCAGAACGAATCAAAGCAGTTGATCTTGGAGCTGCTATGGTAGAAGAAATGCTGAAACAGGGATCAGTGAACAATGGTGTCAAG GTTGAACGCATATTAACTACCCGTGTCTTTTTGGGCTTTGAGGCAGACCCATCATTGAACATTGTGTTTCGCATCCGTGGCCCAAAT GACCAGTATGTAAACCACATTATGAATGAAACAGGAGCAACAGTCTTGCTAAGAGGACATGTTTCTGAAAGTTCTAAAAATGATCCATCTGAAG ATGCCCAGCAACCATTGCATTTGTTGTTGTCGAGCAATGATCCAAAAAGTCTTGAGCATGCAAAGCTTTTGGCAGAAAATCTTTTGGACACAATTAGTAGTGAATGTGGTGCCTCTAg GCCTTTGCACTGTAATTTATATGGTGCAGTTCCACCTCCACCTCAATTGGAGGCTGGACTGCAGAACCTCGTGAATTCGCCAAATCCCAATGATGTAACCTCCTCCAGTCCAGCTGCTCTTACTGGTGTGAATAATGTTGTCTCCAAGTGTTCCATGTTTCCAGCTATCAGTGAGTCAAATCCTGCCGCTGAATACTTTCCTCATACCTCATCAATCAGTGGAATGACGAGCTATATTGGTTATGGAGGGATTTATCCACAAGCGACTCCTTTGCAACAAGTTGCCTTAGCCCTTAGACAGTCAACTTCTGCGGTCACTGCTACTGTTTCGCCCATGACAACAGCAATAAGCGTAAAGCCACTGACAGGGGAACCGCCTTCTATGAAGGATGAACGGCCCAAAAAGCGCAAGTTTCAGGAGTTGGCTGCAGCTGAAAAAGGACCTGTGAAAGCCATTCAG AAGAATTTACAGGGATCAGAATTTCCAATGCCACGTGAACTAACATCACATGTAGGTGCAAGAGACGTTTCAACTGTTATAGCTCCCAAGAAGTCTGTCCAGCCGTTGTATGGTGGAATGCCGCCACCCCCTCCACCAAAGTTTAGCTCGTCGCCGAAACTGCACGAAAGCAGCACCATGCATAAATCAAAATCGGAAGTTGTCCCTG atactttaattaatataatggaATATGGAGATGAAGATGAggacgacgacgatgatgatgttGAGGTGGAGATGTTTAAAAAGCAACCAGGGGCAGCTGTTTTTCCGAAACCTTTCTGGTCAGTTTGA
- the LOC140886146 gene encoding protein RIK isoform X2 has product MTADNCPRVSTSESDSSSTKQRKRRKWDQPDETLISDGVSTIIRTLSRIDLPTVPPLSGAVVATTFSPSGANPSQVVQVPLQQHAATIVQNLVQSRIQDELISREIIINDADSAVRYKLTKRQTQEEIQKCTSAVVITRGKYRPPNAPPDGERPLYLHISAVAHLETTAERIKAVDLGAAMVEEMLKQGSVNNGVKVERILTTRVFLGFEADPSLNIVFRIRGPNDQYVNHIMNETGATVLLRGHVSESSKNDPSEDAQQPLHLLLSSNDPKSLEHAKLLAENLLDTISSECGASRPLHCNLYGAVPPPPQLEAGLQNLVNSPNPNDVTSSSPAALTGVNNVVSKCSMFPAISESNPAAEYFPHTSSISGMTSYIGYGGIYPQATPLQQVALALRQSTSAVTATVSPMTTAISVKPLTGEPPSMKDERPKKRKFQELAAAEKGPVKAIQVFSLFFVKLPTR; this is encoded by the exons ATGACAGCGGACAATTGCCCTAGGGTTTCAACCTCCGAATCTGATTCATCTTCAACCAAGCAAAG AAAAAGAAGAAAGTGGGACCAGCCAGACGAGACACTGATTTCTGATGGAGTATCGACAATTATTAGAACTTTGTCCAGGATAGATTTGCCCACTGTCCCTCCCTTATCTGGTGCTGTGGTGGCTACCACATTTTCCCCTTCTGGTGCCAACCCATCACAAGTGGTTCAGGTGCCTTTGCAGCAACATGCTGCAACTATTGTCCAAAATCTTGTTCAA TCTAGAATCCAAGATGAATTAATATCAAGAGAAATTATCATAAATGATGCTGATTCTGCTGTTCGTTATAAGCTCACAAAGCGTCAAACACAAGAAGAG ATTCAGAAGTGCACAAGTGCGGTGGTGATTACCCG GGGAAAATATCGGCCTCCTAATGCACCCCCTGATGGTGAAAGACCTCTATATCTTCATATATCTGCTGTGGCACAT TTGGAAACAACAGCAGAACGAATCAAAGCAGTTGATCTTGGAGCTGCTATGGTAGAAGAAATGCTGAAACAGGGATCAGTGAACAATGGTGTCAAG GTTGAACGCATATTAACTACCCGTGTCTTTTTGGGCTTTGAGGCAGACCCATCATTGAACATTGTGTTTCGCATCCGTGGCCCAAAT GACCAGTATGTAAACCACATTATGAATGAAACAGGAGCAACAGTCTTGCTAAGAGGACATGTTTCTGAAAGTTCTAAAAATGATCCATCTGAAG ATGCCCAGCAACCATTGCATTTGTTGTTGTCGAGCAATGATCCAAAAAGTCTTGAGCATGCAAAGCTTTTGGCAGAAAATCTTTTGGACACAATTAGTAGTGAATGTGGTGCCTCTAg GCCTTTGCACTGTAATTTATATGGTGCAGTTCCACCTCCACCTCAATTGGAGGCTGGACTGCAGAACCTCGTGAATTCGCCAAATCCCAATGATGTAACCTCCTCCAGTCCAGCTGCTCTTACTGGTGTGAATAATGTTGTCTCCAAGTGTTCCATGTTTCCAGCTATCAGTGAGTCAAATCCTGCCGCTGAATACTTTCCTCATACCTCATCAATCAGTGGAATGACGAGCTATATTGGTTATGGAGGGATTTATCCACAAGCGACTCCTTTGCAACAAGTTGCCTTAGCCCTTAGACAGTCAACTTCTGCGGTCACTGCTACTGTTTCGCCCATGACAACAGCAATAAGCGTAAAGCCACTGACAGGGGAACCGCCTTCTATGAAGGATGAACGGCCCAAAAAGCGCAAGTTTCAGGAGTTGGCTGCAGCTGAAAAAGGACCTGTGAAAGCCATTCAG GTATTTTCTCTCTTCTTCGTGAAGCTACCAACTCGATAA